A stretch of the Amycolatopsis sp. BJA-103 genome encodes the following:
- a CDS encoding response regulator transcription factor, with translation MTRVLIVEDEESFADPLAFLLRKEGFTAAVAVTGQQALEEFDRNGADIVLLDLMLPGMSGTDVCKQLRQRSAVPVIMVTARDSEIDKVVGLELGADDYVTKPYSARELIARVRAVLRRGGEPGSEGDLAPLVLTAGPVRMDVERHVVTVDGQEVSLPLKEFDLLEYLLRNVGRVLTRGQLIDRVWGADYVGDTKTLDVHVKRLRSKIEPDPGSPRHLVTVRGLGYKFET, from the coding sequence GTGACGAGGGTTCTCATCGTCGAGGACGAAGAGTCGTTCGCCGACCCGCTCGCGTTCTTGCTCCGCAAAGAGGGCTTCACCGCCGCCGTCGCCGTGACGGGGCAGCAGGCACTCGAGGAGTTCGACCGCAACGGTGCCGACATCGTGCTCCTCGACCTCATGCTCCCCGGTATGAGCGGCACCGACGTCTGCAAGCAGCTCAGGCAGCGTTCCGCGGTGCCCGTGATCATGGTGACCGCGCGCGACAGCGAGATCGACAAGGTCGTCGGGCTGGAGCTCGGCGCCGACGACTACGTCACCAAGCCGTACTCGGCCCGCGAGCTCATCGCGCGGGTCCGGGCGGTGCTGCGGCGTGGCGGTGAGCCGGGCTCGGAAGGCGACCTCGCGCCCCTCGTGCTGACCGCCGGGCCGGTGCGCATGGACGTCGAGCGGCATGTGGTGACCGTCGACGGCCAGGAGGTCTCCTTGCCGCTGAAGGAGTTCGACCTGCTCGAGTACCTGCTGCGCAACGTGGGCCGCGTGCTCACCCGCGGGCAGCTGATCGACCGGGTGTGGGGCGCGGACTACGTCGGCGACACGAAGACGCTCGACGTCCACGTGAAGCGCCTGCGGTCGAAGATCGAACCGGACCCGGGATCGCCCCGGCACCTGGTCACGGTGCGTGGTCTGGGCTACAAGTTCGAGACGTGA
- a CDS encoding Ppx/GppA phosphatase family protein — translation MRLGVLDVGSNTVHLLVVDAHRGAHPTPMHSEKAVLRLAEQITRNGDLSRAGADSLVRAVESAKAAALRLGCEDVMAFATSAVREAKNAPKVLAKVQEETGVELKVLSGVDESRLTFLAVRRWFGWSAGKLLVLDIGGGSLEIAMGRDEEPELAESLPLGAGRTTRTRFQHDPPTRSELIATSAWLEEQLAPLAKKVAKLGEPDRVVATSKTFRSLARLTGAAPSTSGPHVRRTLTDTALRQLIAFISRMTAHDLAQLEGVSASRSHQLVAGALVAQATMRALSLEELEICPWALREGVILRRLDHSNGADETVGGSARLDFVEGERAR, via the coding sequence GTGCGCCTAGGGGTACTCGACGTCGGTTCCAACACCGTCCACCTGCTCGTGGTCGACGCCCACCGTGGCGCCCACCCGACCCCGATGCATTCCGAAAAGGCCGTCCTGCGGCTCGCCGAGCAGATCACCCGCAACGGTGACCTGAGCCGCGCGGGCGCGGACAGCCTCGTGCGGGCGGTCGAATCCGCGAAGGCGGCGGCCCTCCGGCTCGGTTGCGAAGACGTCATGGCGTTCGCGACCTCGGCGGTCCGCGAAGCCAAGAACGCCCCGAAGGTACTGGCGAAGGTCCAAGAAGAGACCGGCGTCGAGTTGAAGGTGCTTTCCGGGGTCGACGAGTCCCGGCTCACCTTCCTCGCCGTCCGCCGCTGGTTCGGCTGGTCGGCGGGCAAGCTGCTGGTGCTCGACATCGGCGGCGGCTCGCTGGAGATCGCGATGGGCCGCGACGAGGAACCCGAGCTGGCCGAATCCCTCCCGCTGGGCGCGGGCCGGACCACCCGGACGCGGTTCCAGCACGACCCGCCGACCCGCTCCGAGCTCATCGCGACTTCGGCGTGGCTCGAAGAACAACTCGCCCCGCTCGCGAAGAAGGTCGCCAAATTGGGTGAACCCGATCGTGTCGTGGCGACGTCGAAGACGTTCCGGTCACTCGCCCGGCTGACCGGAGCGGCGCCGTCGACCAGCGGGCCACATGTGCGCCGTACCCTGACCGACACCGCGTTGCGCCAGCTCATCGCGTTCATCTCCCGGATGACCGCCCATGACCTGGCACAACTCGAAGGGGTCAGCGCGAGCAGGTCGCATCAGCTGGTGGCGGGAGCGCTCGTCGCACAAGCCACCATGCGGGCGCTTTCCCTGGAAGAACTGGAGATCTGTCCGTGGGCACTGCGAGAAGGTGTCATCCTGCGACGGCTGGACCATTCGAACGGTGCGGACGAGACTGTGGGCGGCAGCGCCCGACTGGACTTCGTCGAAGGAGAACGGGCACGGTGA
- a CDS encoding sugar phosphate isomerase/epimerase family protein — protein sequence MAADLGYDGVEVMIWADPVSQDVSALRRWSRRTGVPVLSIHSPSLLITQRVWSPDPEVRLRMSVDAALELGARTVVVHPPFRWQRRYGDAFGDLVDELEEESGIEIAVENMFKVRPPGGSRTSRVSAFRPSIDPTDVGFRHYTLDLSHTAAAGMDALALAERMGKGLTHVHLADGTGLPKDEHLVPGRGIEPCAELLEKLVNSDFAGQIVLEINTRRSPSAAQRSRDLAESLLFARFHLGQ from the coding sequence ATGGCCGCGGACCTCGGCTACGACGGCGTCGAGGTGATGATCTGGGCCGACCCGGTCAGCCAGGACGTCTCCGCGCTGCGCCGATGGTCGCGCCGCACCGGGGTGCCGGTGTTGTCGATCCACTCGCCGTCGCTGCTGATCACCCAGCGCGTGTGGTCGCCGGATCCCGAGGTGCGCCTGCGGATGTCCGTGGACGCGGCACTGGAACTGGGCGCGCGCACGGTCGTGGTGCATCCGCCGTTCCGGTGGCAGCGCCGCTACGGCGACGCGTTCGGGGACCTCGTCGACGAACTCGAAGAAGAGAGCGGCATCGAGATCGCCGTCGAGAACATGTTCAAGGTCCGCCCGCCCGGTGGGTCGCGGACCTCGCGCGTGTCGGCCTTCCGGCCGTCGATCGACCCTACGGACGTAGGGTTTCGCCACTACACGCTCGACCTGTCCCATACAGCGGCAGCCGGAATGGACGCCCTCGCGCTCGCCGAACGAATGGGAAAGGGGCTCACGCACGTCCATCTGGCGGACGGCACCGGCCTCCCGAAGGACGAGCACCTGGTGCCCGGACGCGGGATCGAACCCTGCGCCGAACTGCTCGAAAAGCTCGTGAACAGCGATTTCGCCGGACAGATCGTTCTGGAGATCAACACCCGCCGGTCGCCGAGCGCGGCACAGCGGTCGCGAGACCTCGCGGAGTCACTCTTGTTCGCGAGGTTTCACCTCGGTCAGTGA
- a CDS encoding thioesterase family protein gives MNAADETGTSFDAACATRSLGDGTFTAVLRTEWSIGGHPHGGFLMALMARTALSLLHERGEPPSEPLAISAEFLHPPAVGPVLLRTDVRKVGRRASVVAVLLEQRGRSCVEARVTTGRLPMRRPEWTDVPAMPAEPPPGAVPMTGETSEGMFNLAKGCEVRLDPASVGYLHGRIGDPPKIRLWVRPRHGLPDPYFALLAGDVNPPVVYNLGRVGWAPTVQLTALLRTRPAPGWLRVIVQAQSVHEAWFDSDAVVVDSQGRLVCQSRQLALAPAPGG, from the coding sequence GTGAACGCGGCAGACGAAACGGGCACCTCCTTCGACGCGGCATGCGCGACTCGATCACTGGGTGACGGCACGTTCACGGCGGTACTGCGCACCGAATGGTCGATCGGCGGCCATCCGCACGGCGGCTTCCTGATGGCGCTGATGGCGCGGACCGCCCTCTCGCTCCTCCACGAACGCGGCGAACCGCCATCCGAGCCGCTGGCGATCAGCGCGGAGTTCCTGCACCCCCCGGCGGTGGGGCCGGTGCTGCTGCGTACCGACGTCCGGAAGGTCGGAAGGCGCGCCTCGGTCGTCGCGGTCCTGCTGGAGCAGCGGGGCCGCAGTTGCGTCGAGGCCAGGGTGACCACCGGGCGGCTGCCGATGCGGCGTCCGGAGTGGACGGACGTCCCGGCCATGCCCGCCGAGCCTCCGCCCGGCGCGGTGCCCATGACCGGTGAGACGTCCGAAGGCATGTTCAATCTGGCGAAGGGCTGCGAAGTCCGGCTGGATCCGGCGAGCGTCGGCTATCTGCACGGCCGGATCGGCGACCCGCCGAAGATCCGCCTGTGGGTCCGGCCGCGGCACGGTCTGCCGGATCCCTACTTCGCCCTGCTCGCGGGTGACGTGAACCCGCCGGTGGTCTACAACCTCGGCCGCGTCGGCTGGGCGCCGACCGTGCAGCTGACCGCGTTGCTGCGCACCCGCCCGGCGCCGGGCTGGCTGCGGGTGATCGTGCAGGCCCAGTCGGTGCACGAGGCCTGGTTCGATTCGGACGCCGTCGTGGTGGACTCGCAGGGCAGGCTGGTCTGCCAGTCGCGTCAGCTGGCGCTTGCCCCGGCGCCCGGAGGCTGA
- the proC gene encoding pyrroline-5-carboxylate reductase → MSVIAVLGAGKIGEALLSGLLHGGHSPADLLFTERYPARAAELTERYGVHGVTVADAARRADVLVVAVKPQDIDPVLAELAPLLGKESLVVSLCAGLPTALYERRLAEGVPVVRVMPNTPMLVGEAMSAVSAGAHATAEHVAVVKELLSHVGQVVEVPESQQDAVTALSGSGPAYFFYLVEAMIDAGILLGLPRALAGQLIIQSAVGAAKMLAESDEHPVLLREAVTSPAGTTINAIRELEKHGVRAALLAAIEAAKDRSTELGRAHEG, encoded by the coding sequence ATGAGTGTGATCGCGGTTCTGGGTGCCGGGAAGATCGGGGAGGCCCTGCTCTCGGGCCTGCTGCACGGCGGGCACAGCCCCGCTGACCTGCTGTTCACCGAGCGGTATCCGGCGCGCGCGGCCGAGCTGACCGAGCGCTACGGCGTGCACGGGGTCACCGTCGCCGACGCCGCGCGCCGTGCCGACGTGCTGGTCGTCGCGGTCAAACCGCAGGACATCGATCCGGTGCTGGCCGAGCTCGCGCCGCTGCTCGGCAAGGAGTCGCTGGTGGTCTCGCTGTGCGCGGGCCTGCCGACCGCCCTGTACGAGCGCAGGCTGGCCGAGGGCGTCCCGGTGGTGCGGGTGATGCCGAACACCCCGATGCTCGTCGGAGAGGCGATGAGCGCGGTCTCCGCGGGCGCGCACGCGACCGCCGAGCACGTCGCGGTGGTGAAGGAGCTGCTCTCCCACGTCGGGCAGGTCGTCGAGGTGCCGGAGTCGCAGCAGGACGCCGTCACGGCGCTCTCGGGATCCGGGCCGGCGTACTTCTTCTACCTGGTCGAGGCCATGATCGACGCCGGGATCCTGCTCGGCCTTCCCCGAGCGCTCGCCGGGCAGCTGATCATCCAGTCGGCGGTCGGGGCGGCGAAGATGCTCGCGGAGTCCGACGAGCACCCGGTGCTGCTGCGCGAAGCCGTCACTTCGCCCGCCGGGACGACCATCAACGCCATCCGGGAGCTGGAGAAGCACGGCGTCCGCGCCGCGCTGCTGGCCGCCATCGAGGCCGCGAAGGACCGCTCGACCGAGCTGGGCCGCGCCCACGAAGGCTGA
- a CDS encoding helix-turn-helix domain-containing protein, with protein sequence MPSNKKDDLPSVGQVQFLTVAEVATLMRVSKMTVYRLVHSGELPAVRVGKSFRVPEKAVHEYLQGAYFDVG encoded by the coding sequence ATGCCGTCGAACAAGAAGGATGATCTGCCCTCAGTGGGTCAGGTCCAGTTTCTGACGGTCGCCGAGGTGGCCACGCTGATGCGGGTCTCCAAGATGACCGTCTACCGACTGGTTCACTCGGGCGAGTTGCCCGCGGTGCGCGTCGGGAAGTCGTTCAGAGTGCCCGAAAAGGCCGTTCACGAATATCTGCAGGGCGCGTACTTCGACGTGGGCTGA
- a CDS encoding 30S ribosomal protein bS22 produces the protein MGSVIKKRRKRMSKKKHRKLLRRTRVQRRKAGK, from the coding sequence ATGGGCTCTGTGATCAAGAAGCGCCGTAAGCGCATGTCGAAGAAGAAGCACCGGAAGTTGCTGCGCCGGACGCGCGTTCAGCGTAGGAAGGCCGGCAAGTAA
- a CDS encoding NAD-dependent epimerase/dehydratase family protein, with protein sequence MPSNIVLVTGVGGDLGGKLLARLGNNPEFERVIGVDTTPPQKSVLQRMGRAEYVRADIRNPLIAKVISTAKVDTVVHASCTAHPAGPARRTAIKEVNVIGTMRLLAACQRSPLVRKLVVKSTAAVYGAGARSQAVFTEDSELIPTSTSGYAKDAVEMEGYVRGLMRRRPDITTTLLRFANIISPEIDTVLSRYFALPVVPTVFGYDARIQLLHATDALAVFEQATLNDKPGVFNVGSEGVLTLSQAIRRAGRVELPMPSGVVPSVGKVLRGARVVDFSADQVRLLNFGRVVDITKLKKDFGYIPRWTTREAFDDYITGRGLRPVVDGGRLAGFAGKVLVAAATGQAAHR encoded by the coding sequence ATGCCGTCGAACATCGTGCTCGTGACCGGGGTCGGGGGAGACCTTGGCGGGAAGCTGCTCGCCAGACTCGGCAACAATCCGGAGTTCGAGCGGGTGATCGGCGTGGACACCACGCCCCCGCAGAAGTCGGTTCTGCAGCGCATGGGGCGCGCTGAGTACGTCCGTGCCGACATCCGCAATCCGCTGATCGCCAAGGTGATCAGCACGGCCAAGGTCGACACCGTGGTGCACGCGTCGTGCACCGCGCATCCGGCCGGTCCCGCTCGCCGCACGGCGATCAAAGAGGTCAACGTCATCGGCACGATGCGGCTGCTGGCGGCCTGCCAGCGCTCGCCGCTCGTGCGCAAGCTCGTGGTGAAGTCGACGGCCGCGGTCTACGGCGCGGGCGCGCGCTCCCAGGCCGTCTTCACCGAAGATTCCGAACTCATCCCCACCTCCACGAGCGGCTACGCGAAGGACGCCGTCGAGATGGAGGGGTACGTCCGCGGGCTCATGCGCCGCCGTCCCGACATCACGACGACGCTGCTCCGGTTCGCCAACATCATCAGCCCGGAGATCGACACCGTGCTCTCGCGCTACTTCGCGCTGCCGGTGGTCCCGACCGTCTTCGGCTACGACGCGCGGATCCAGCTGCTCCACGCCACCGACGCGCTGGCCGTCTTCGAACAGGCGACGCTGAACGACAAACCCGGCGTGTTCAATGTCGGCTCGGAAGGGGTACTCACCCTTTCACAGGCGATCCGGCGAGCCGGCCGGGTCGAACTGCCGATGCCCAGCGGTGTCGTGCCGTCGGTCGGCAAGGTCCTGCGCGGAGCCCGGGTGGTCGATTTCTCCGCCGATCAGGTCCGGTTGCTGAACTTCGGCCGCGTCGTGGACATCACGAAGCTCAAAAAGGACTTCGGCTACATCCCGCGGTGGACGACCCGCGAGGCGTTCGACGACTACATCACCGGCCGCGGGCTCCGGCCCGTGGTGGACGGTGGCAGGCTGGCCGGGTTCGCGGGCAAGGTCCTGGTGGCCGCGGCGACCGGGCAGGCGGCGCACCGGTGA
- a CDS encoding lysophospholipid acyltransferase family protein, translating into MSRPRENTPENSHEGEAENVSGAEAQVIPLHGPGREKPDSAAQADRDLRESEEAQEQLKQERRADAPVVEFPGAARVSPARTSPADADLLPASLRTALGFLRDRLTGDYTVDEFGFDAELTETLLLPPLRALYEKWFRVDTFGVENLPADGGALLVSNHSGTLPLDALMTAVAVHDHVPGGRHLRGLGADLVFQVPLVGSFARKSGQTLACNADAERLLRKGELVGVWPEGFKGIGKPFSSRYKLQRFGRGGFVSAALRTGVPIIPVSVIGAEEIYPKMGDIKLLARVLGLPYFPVTPFFPLLGPLGAIPLPTKWSIEFGEPIRTDTYEADAVDDPMLVFTLTDQVRESIQQSLYKRLSRRKSVFKG; encoded by the coding sequence GTGAGCAGGCCGCGCGAGAACACCCCCGAAAACTCTCACGAAGGCGAGGCGGAAAACGTGAGCGGCGCTGAAGCGCAGGTCATCCCGTTGCACGGCCCCGGCAGAGAGAAGCCGGACTCGGCCGCTCAGGCGGATCGGGATCTTCGCGAGTCCGAAGAGGCGCAAGAGCAGCTGAAGCAGGAGCGCCGGGCCGACGCGCCCGTCGTCGAGTTCCCCGGGGCGGCGCGGGTCTCGCCCGCCCGGACCAGCCCGGCCGACGCGGACCTCCTCCCGGCCTCGCTCAGGACGGCGCTGGGGTTCCTGCGGGACCGGCTGACCGGTGACTACACCGTCGACGAGTTCGGTTTCGACGCCGAGCTCACCGAAACCCTGCTGCTGCCTCCGCTGCGCGCGCTGTACGAGAAGTGGTTCCGCGTCGACACCTTCGGCGTCGAGAACCTGCCCGCCGACGGCGGCGCGCTGCTGGTGTCGAACCACTCAGGCACGTTGCCGCTCGACGCGCTGATGACCGCCGTCGCCGTGCACGACCACGTCCCCGGCGGCAGGCACCTGCGCGGCCTCGGCGCGGATCTGGTGTTCCAGGTCCCGCTCGTCGGCTCCTTCGCCCGCAAGTCCGGGCAGACGCTCGCCTGCAACGCCGACGCGGAACGCTTGCTGCGCAAGGGAGAACTCGTCGGCGTCTGGCCGGAAGGGTTCAAGGGCATCGGGAAACCGTTCTCGTCGCGGTACAAACTCCAGCGGTTCGGCCGCGGTGGTTTCGTTTCCGCCGCGCTGCGGACCGGGGTGCCGATCATTCCCGTGTCGGTCATCGGCGCGGAGGAGATCTACCCGAAGATGGGCGACATCAAGCTGCTCGCGCGGGTGCTCGGCCTGCCGTACTTCCCGGTGACGCCGTTCTTCCCGCTGCTCGGCCCGCTCGGCGCGATCCCGCTGCCGACGAAGTGGAGCATCGAGTTCGGCGAGCCCATCCGCACGGACACCTACGAAGCGGACGCCGTGGACGACCCGATGCTGGTGTTCACGCTGACCGACCAGGTGCGGGAGTCGATCCAGCAGTCGCTGTACAAACGCCTTTCGCGGCGGAAGAGCGTCTTCAAGGGCTGA
- a CDS encoding HAD family hydrolase: MSVWRGKDKSQELERLAELAGEASAEAAMATASAEALEPPAPPAPPDLTAAAFFDVDNTMMMGASIFYFARGLAARKFFTSADLAGFVWQQVKFRLGGRENKEDIKTHRERALSFVAGRTVQELTDISEEIYDELMADKIWSGTRALAQMHLDAGQRVWLVTATPIELAAIISRRLGLTGALGTVAETKDGVYTGRLVGDLLHGRAKAHAVRALASREGLNLKRCTAYSDSQNDVPMLSVVGTAVAVNPDGGLRDVARARGWEIRDFRTGRKAAKIGVPSVLGVGAVAGAVAAGMAYRRR, from the coding sequence GTGTCAGTTTGGCGGGGCAAGGATAAGAGTCAAGAGCTCGAACGGCTGGCCGAGCTGGCGGGTGAAGCGTCGGCCGAGGCCGCCATGGCGACCGCGTCCGCCGAAGCACTCGAACCGCCCGCGCCACCCGCACCGCCGGACCTGACAGCGGCCGCGTTCTTCGACGTCGACAACACCATGATGATGGGCGCGTCGATCTTCTACTTCGCCCGCGGCCTGGCCGCGCGCAAGTTCTTCACCTCCGCCGATCTGGCCGGATTCGTCTGGCAGCAGGTGAAATTCCGGCTCGGCGGCCGGGAGAACAAGGAAGACATCAAAACCCACCGCGAGCGCGCACTGTCCTTTGTGGCCGGTCGCACCGTGCAGGAACTGACCGACATCAGCGAAGAGATCTACGACGAGCTGATGGCGGACAAGATCTGGTCCGGCACCAGGGCGCTCGCGCAGATGCACCTCGACGCCGGGCAGCGCGTCTGGCTCGTCACCGCGACCCCGATCGAACTCGCGGCCATCATCTCGCGGCGCCTCGGCCTCACCGGCGCGCTGGGCACGGTCGCCGAGACCAAGGACGGCGTCTACACCGGCCGTCTGGTCGGCGACCTGCTCCACGGCCGCGCGAAAGCCCATGCCGTCCGGGCGCTGGCGTCACGCGAAGGGCTGAATCTCAAGCGCTGCACCGCGTATTCGGACTCGCAGAACGACGTCCCGATGCTGTCGGTCGTCGGGACCGCGGTCGCGGTGAACCCGGACGGCGGCCTTCGGGACGTCGCGCGGGCGCGCGGCTGGGAGATCCGCGACTTCCGGACCGGGCGGAAGGCCGCGAAGATCGGCGTGCCCTCGGTGCTCGGCGTCGGTGCCGTGGCCGGCGCCGTGGCGGCCGGAATGGCTTACCGGCGCCGCTGA
- a CDS encoding DUF5667 domain-containing protein, which yields MGVPGWFARERADGDRFADLVDGTPPQDDEFELELALVGGLRELGAGGAPDAETRKRIRDEIAGRLAEAEAPSKRRGHTIANLSAAAVALFLALGGITLLLSRDALPGDPLYGIKRAGESAALGLTFDEQDKAKKHLEFATNRVGELDELTRQGASTGAYFTGLADFETDLRAGVTQLTAVVTDQGGQSRLAELSSWARQQSDRLGLQVGNAPAEARDKFAAARVLLDKVQARTTDLGSRLVCYTITTGTSDDLGALPAAGDCVRDPGSPNAVVPPVISPAPSSAPTGSPSPTSVPPTSNVDTATPTGPLAPPTGGTPPPVVATPTQTKTPPPPTTTTPPPPLISIPPLIPGLPPIIIG from the coding sequence GTGGGCGTGCCGGGATGGTTCGCACGGGAGCGAGCGGACGGTGACCGCTTCGCGGACCTTGTCGACGGCACCCCACCCCAGGACGACGAATTCGAGCTGGAACTGGCGCTCGTCGGCGGCCTGCGCGAACTCGGCGCCGGTGGTGCCCCCGACGCCGAAACCCGGAAGCGGATCCGCGACGAGATCGCCGGGCGCCTCGCCGAAGCCGAAGCCCCCTCGAAACGCCGTGGTCACACCATCGCCAACCTTTCCGCGGCCGCCGTCGCGCTCTTCCTCGCTCTGGGCGGCATCACCCTCTTGCTGTCCAGGGACGCCTTGCCGGGCGATCCGCTCTACGGCATCAAACGAGCGGGTGAATCGGCCGCGCTCGGGCTCACCTTCGACGAGCAGGACAAGGCGAAGAAGCATCTGGAATTCGCCACGAACCGCGTCGGCGAACTCGACGAACTGACCCGCCAGGGCGCGTCCACCGGTGCGTACTTCACCGGTCTCGCCGATTTCGAGACCGATCTGCGGGCGGGCGTGACGCAGCTGACGGCGGTCGTCACCGATCAGGGCGGCCAGAGCAGGCTGGCCGAACTCAGCTCGTGGGCGCGGCAGCAGTCCGACCGGCTCGGCCTCCAGGTCGGGAACGCCCCCGCCGAGGCCCGCGACAAGTTCGCCGCCGCCCGTGTCCTGCTCGACAAGGTCCAGGCGCGCACGACGGATCTCGGCTCCCGACTGGTCTGCTACACCATCACCACGGGCACTTCCGACGATCTGGGCGCGCTGCCGGCCGCCGGTGACTGCGTCCGCGACCCCGGCTCCCCCAACGCCGTCGTGCCGCCGGTGATCTCGCCCGCGCCGTCCTCGGCACCGACCGGGTCACCGTCGCCGACCTCGGTGCCGCCGACGTCGAACGTGGACACCGCGACCCCGACCGGACCGCTCGCGCCGCCTACCGGCGGGACGCCGCCGCCCGTGGTGGCGACGCCCACCCAGACGAAGACGCCGCCCCCGCCGACGACCACCACACCCCCGCCGCCGCTGATTTCGATTCCGCCGCTCATCCCGGGGTTACCGCCGATCATCATCGGCTGA
- a CDS encoding sigma-70 family RNA polymerase sigma factor — MTLPAPNPVSMLAGHILRRSGFPAVPSSRAKSGDKTETTDAAAEAAKAEAWELVSAAQGGDTSAFGRLYDRYVDVVYRYVLFRLGDRDLAEDVTSETFLRALRRITSVSYQGRDVGAWFVTIARNIILDHVKSSRFRLEVVTDEVAEPSGAPIGNVGVQAVAGPEQQAISRATRAELLRCVAELGEDQRECIVLRFMQGLSVAETAAIMKRNEGAIKALQHRAVRRLAQLLPTGLR, encoded by the coding sequence GTGACCCTTCCCGCGCCGAACCCCGTCTCGATGCTGGCGGGCCACATCCTCCGGCGGAGCGGTTTCCCCGCGGTTCCGTCGTCGAGGGCCAAGTCCGGCGACAAGACCGAGACGACCGACGCCGCCGCCGAGGCCGCGAAGGCCGAAGCCTGGGAACTGGTGAGTGCCGCGCAAGGCGGCGACACGTCCGCCTTCGGCAGGCTCTACGACCGCTATGTCGACGTCGTCTACCGCTACGTCCTGTTCCGCCTCGGCGACCGGGATCTCGCGGAGGACGTCACCAGCGAGACCTTCCTGCGCGCGCTGCGCCGCATCACGTCGGTGAGCTACCAGGGGCGTGACGTCGGCGCCTGGTTCGTCACCATCGCGCGCAACATCATCCTCGACCACGTGAAGTCGAGCCGGTTCCGCCTCGAGGTCGTCACCGACGAGGTCGCCGAGCCGAGCGGTGCGCCGATCGGGAACGTCGGCGTGCAGGCCGTCGCGGGGCCCGAACAGCAGGCCATCAGCCGCGCCACCCGCGCCGAACTGCTGCGTTGCGTCGCCGAACTCGGTGAAGACCAGCGTGAGTGCATCGTGCTGCGGTTCATGCAGGGACTTTCGGTCGCCGAGACGGCGGCCATCATGAAGCGCAACGAAGGTGCCATCAAGGCCCTTCAGCACCGCGCGGTACGCCGTTTGGCACAACTTCTGCCCACCGGATTGCGTTAA